Within Sorghum bicolor cultivar BTx623 chromosome 2, Sorghum_bicolor_NCBIv3, whole genome shotgun sequence, the genomic segment CTCAAAGGTCAGGCTCCACATGCGCCATATAACACCAAACATATAAGTTAGGGCCTTGCACTCGCACTTCCATGTCAGATCCTTCACCGCAGGCGCCGCGAACACCACATTGCAATCATCGTGGATACCGCGATAGGCATCCATATACAACCTCTTAAGCGCAGGGGCCACGATCTCAAGCTGCGCGATATTGAAGTTGGCATGAACACTGAACTCTTCGAGCGATGGTGACCTGACCACTATCGACTGGGAATTCCAAAAGGGGATCAAAAGCTTCCGCAGGCGAGGGCAGCGTGGGAGCAAGTCGCTGAGGTCGATGCAGCCGTTCTCCAGGTGGAGGCTTTCGAGCGCCAGGAAGCCTCCCGCGGGCGGCAACGTGAAGCGGACAAAGTACAAATCCAGCTTGATGGAGACTGTGCGGTCGAAGCAGGGCAGCTCCAAGGGGCCGCCTAGTATGCCCCCGGTGACGTGGACGACGATCTCTGCCGGCgccagcgcggcggcggcgccgagcAACGAGGAGCAAGTGCACGTCGAGGAGCGACGGCGCGGGGCGGGCAACCAGGGCGAGCGCGGCGTCGAGCGAGCCGGGCGCGATGTGGTGGAACGTGAACGCGGGGAGGTGAGCCCAGAGCCCGCGCCACCGGCGCGCGAGCAGGCTCGTGtgcgcggcggcgcgggcgcaGCCGATGCGGGCGAGGATCTGGAGGAGGATGTCGTCGGTGAGGGCGCTGATGCGGTCCTCCTCGCCGTCCGGGAGGACGCAACCGAGGCCGGTGGAGTGTGGGAGAAGGCCCCCGCGGCAGCATTCCATATCCAGTTGGTCTTCGCGGCAGAAGGTGCACGCGATCTCTCGATTGGTGGGCAAACGGCCGTCCGGCGGCGGCAGGTGAATCGGGCGTGGGGATAGGGAGGGTTTGCCGTTCGGGAGGAGATTGGGAGAGGAGCCGATATGCAAACGGGGATGAGTAGGAAAAGGATCTGGGAGACTGGGGATGAGTAGAAAAAGGATCTGGGAACGGCCTTGCCGTTGCGTCGCCGGAAGCTCAGCGGGAGGGCGAAATTACGTGAGACGTGGGGATCCGGTCCTCGGTTCCTGTGCTATGCCGGAAAATGGGGAGCACGGACAATCCGGCCGAATTTGCCAGCCACTTAGAGCAGATTTTTCTTTCATAACAAATCAaccaataatattttttttcaaggcttatcagtcaaacgaacaaaaactttttaagatttttcatcacatcaaatctcacGACACATGCATTGAgagttaaatatagataaataaaaatcaattgcacagtttttttgcgagacgaatcttttaagtctaattgttttatgattgaataatgtttgtcaaataaaacgaaagtgttacagtatcgaaatccaaaatctttttgatctaaacaaggccgtagtaaAAATTACTGGAAGCAATTTTTAACTTTGAGAGCCGAGTAAAAACGACAAGGTACTGGGAGCAATTTTATTAGAGTGAACTGGAAGTAAAAATGGCAAAATACTGCCCTCTCACGCACTCCCTCTTTGTCACATACTTCCTCCTTGTCACGTACTCCCTGCATCTCATAATATTTGTATTTTTAGGGTTCAAATTTTATTctaaattagttattattttttctcAATGCATCTCCATCTCTATATCTTCTTTTCTCATTTTCAATGTACTACATATTTTGTTCTCCTCCTTAAAGAGCACCCATCTGATTGTGAGGCGTCACCTCATTGACACGACTACCCGATGCTTCAATTCGTTACTACCCACAATGTGTATTCGATGTGTAGACATGTGTCTGAACAATATAGGATCCAAAACATTTGTTGGGAAAGtgagtgtgggggtataaacccctatacccttacggctagacttcagccaggaagcttggcccattacgagacaagttcgaagGCTTGACCCGAcggctcggagtttcgcgcaaggaaacaagacgcggagatcaagcaggattctagtcggttagaataggaattgatatcgaattatctatggcaattgtaaccgactaggattagtttccagatctgtaaccctgccctccagactatataaggatgggcaagggaccccccctaggacagattatctctcaacacaatccaatacaaccagacgcaggacgtaggtattacgccaactcggcggccgaacctggataaaaagcttgtccgtgtcttgcgtcaccatcgagttcgtagtttgcgcaccgtctaccgataaactactaccgtgggtataccccaaggtagactgccgaccagctttcgtcgacagtggcgcgccaggtagggggtgtgcgtgcaacttttccggcgaacaagatggtcacgatcccagcttccgcgaccgtgcccgaaggcctcacgttcaccgtcggccagatcacgtggacgacgtgcagcggcgacttcgcgaccacggttccgaaagagatccagatccaatctgagatcacgccgtctccgaccacacgcatgacggcaccaagctcccgaccaccgttcccactctacaagggaaaggagatcgactgctcggacctcctccaagcgctcgatcgcgctgactccaagctactcgaagtctcccaactaatagatggagttctgtgccggcccgaccaagctgctcgagcggatttttcgaaatcccgccggccaactcgtgtcaccacacacgaacggctgggaatgtccctgacgataacctcaaccctttcaggacgatccgtcgagctcaaaaaggaagactatccttgcggcccgaacaactcggcctccgtttactcacagcatgtccaatccgttttcagcaaagcgggctggtcgccgacaaggaacaatcgtcaccatgtcaacatggtgacaatccgagagctacgggacggccaggtttccagcaccaactcaagcaccggctccgtccccactgaggttataaacaccgaagacgagggctacgacctggattttccttcacaccctccgggtttcgaccgattcccgatattccccccccccggcgaggggatatcgtgttcaatgtcagcgccgacgaaccggctgttgacggagaaacagacgaccagaggcaactccgcgaacagcgtaacgccgatcgcgcccgacggcgtgcggacgagcaacaacagacgccaccaggtaacctcaacgatgcctttgacatggtcggggaccagccggtctacaaaacgccaagcgccaacgtggctgtcgccatggccaacctggatcggcttcctgacacccccgaatgccagggagtccggaccagtatccgagcacacctgatcgccgcgatgggacagacagccactctgctcaagagagtccaggacgtctcttgtacggaagccgcctccgaccagactcatcgtagccgggcctcacccagcagacgtcgccgcagccgctcccccgacaaccgtcgaggggactcacggcgcgacgatggtggtcgggacgccgatggccgccgccagcagaaccgcgtacgcggccaagaagaagaagatcaacacagggatctccgccacaacatccctcccaaagatgcccgggaccgcatcaacaggcgcgccgcagagagagcagtccacgaaaacctgcgccgcatcgagtacgatgcgacccatggtcctccgggcctaaggcagttctcctcacacctccgccaggtcgtgtggccccgcaatttcaagctcgaaaaacttaaaaaatacgacggcaaggaaaatccagagaactggatcaccctctacgaaatcgccgtccgatcagcggcaggagatgagcacgtcatggctaactacttccccgtagtcctcgaccaggctggtcatcagtggcttctcggcttgcccgaggactccttcgactcttgggaagagctacgacaggctttcatcgacaacttcatcgccacatgcgagcagcccggaaacaagtatgaccttgaaaggataagagacaggaagaatgaacctctgcgcgattacatccgacgattctcggatatgcgcctcaaaatcctgaagatttctcatgacgaggccatatcagcctttatcaagggcttgcgtttccatgaagcgctgaggaacaagctgttgcgtaagcgcccatcgacggtagcagagctcctcgccacggctaaaaattacgccaatgcagatgacgcagaaaaactaatccgagacgatgcgagaggcaccgaccagccctcccggcgagatgacggtcgtggtcgctacgacaacagaaatcaccgccgctccgacaaccgcgatcaccgagagggttgggatcggcggcgcgacagccgcgacgacttcagaggaaagcgccctcgcgaatacgaccacgaagtaaacacggtcaaacgtcccaatggacgacgagactaccaagacgactacaacaaaacgttgaagggaccgtgccagctacacccaaagtctaaccataccatggaagagtgccgcgtcctcaaaaatatctatacacggcgggccgtccaagaagacaccgccaagaaaagtaacaaacgcgacgggcacgaccacgaagacgaggatgaggaccaagacagggacccccgacaccaatacgtcagccccaccgacgtggtccactccattttcgggggcaaggtctccactgagtccaagcgagaaagaaagctgttaaagagagcctgcctcaacatagacagcacggacgggctgatcgcagatccgaaattttccgcgtggtcccacagggagatctcgttcagcaggaaggaccaatgggccgctatcccagagccgggtcgtttcccactgattcttgatccctgcatcaatagcatccgATTCgaacgcgtgctcgtggacgggggaagctccatcgacatcctcttccgcaacagcctgcccgccctcaagatatcaccggcgcaactaaaaccttacgacgcccaattctggggtgttttgccaggtcaaagttcagtgcccctcggacagataacactgcctgtccaattcggcacacccgatcacttccggacggagttcatcaacttcgtagtagcggacttcgacgggacctaccacgccatactgggccgcccatcgctgacaaagttcatggcagtcccgcactactcatacctagtccttaagatgcccacggagaagggtgtcctaaccatcagaggcaacgtctacactgcgtacacctgcgaagaagaaagcttcaagatcaccgaggcaattgacctctcaatccgcatggcggaaacaaaaaaccaagccgcacagctgcctcccgaccagctccgatttcctgagcaggagacagccagaaagaattcgaaatccaaggagcacaaagaagtgcagctggtcgaaggcaaccccgagaagacagcccttatcggggctaacctggatccaaaataggaagacgcgcttgtcaggtttctaagggacaacgtgagcgttttcgcatggaaacccgcagacatgcccggtgtcccacgaaacctgatcgagcactccttaaacgtctcgaagaccgcaagaccaatcaagcaaaaactgcgacggttcgctcgcgacaaaaaggaggctattaggactgaaataacacggcttctagcagccggattcataaaagaagtgtatcatcccgattggctcgccaatccggttcttgtacgcaaaaagaataacgaatggagaatgtgcgttgattacaccgatctcaacaaacactgtcctaaagatcattttggtcttcctcgcatcgacgaggtggtcgactcaacggccggatgcgaactcctctcctttctagattgctactctggttatcaccagatctcgttaaaggaagaagatcagatcaaaacatccttcatcacacccttcggcgcatactgttacactaccatgtctttcggacttaaaaacgccggggccacttatcaaagggccatccagcaatgcctccacgacgagattcgcgacgacctcgtcgaggcctatgtggacgacgtggtcgtaaaaacaagggacgcgagcaccctaatcgacaacttagaccgaaccttcaaggcactcaataggtacaagtggaagctcaaccccaagaagtgcattttcggcgttccttccggtctactgctcggcaacatcgtcagtcgcgacggcatacgaccaaacccttcaaaagtcaaagccgtactcgacatgcgaccaccgaagaacgtcaaggatattcagaagctaaccggatgcatggccgccctcagtcgtttcatcgcaaggctgggagaaaaaggcctccctttcttcaaactactgaaagcgtcagaaaaattctcttggacagaggaagccgacgctgcgttcactcagcttaagaccttcctcacttcaccgcctgtcctcacagcgcctcagcccaatgaagacctactcctttacattgctgcaaccgacagggttgtttccacggcaatagtggtcgagcgagatgaaccaggtcacgtcttcaaggaccagagacccgtttacttcataagcgaagttttaaacgaatccaaggccaggtacccacaaatacagaagcttatatacgccatcctgataacgtcaagaaagctgaagcactacttcgacggccatcgagtcctggtgacaaccagctttcctctcggggacatcctgcgcaacaaagacgccaatggcagaatcgtgaaatgggcaatggaattatgtccattttccctagagttccagagtcgcaccaccgtcaagtctcaagccctggtcgatttcattgccgaatggacggatctcaacgagccttccgttccagatgtctcagaccactggtcaatgttctttgatgggtccttgaacatcaacggtgcaggcgctgggatattgttcgtatcacccaacaaggacaaactccgctacgtccttcggatcctttttccggcgtcaaacaatgtcgccgaatacgaagcatgcttacatggcgtacgactagccgttgaactgggggtcaagcgcctctatgtctacggcgactccgctttggtcatcaaccagctcaacaaggagtgggacgcaacccacgagaagatggatctctactgcaaagaaattcgcaaatgggaaactaacttctatggcatagagtacatccacgtggtccgggataaaaaccaagcagcagatgcgttgtcaaagttaggctcgtctcgggcccaaatcccgcggggtattttcgtccaggacatccatgagccgagcgtaagctcccccctggtcgacaagcaacccaccgaggcaatgctcatagatgacgccactccgacaaccggtgggcgtgactggcgtatcccgttcatcaaatacatctcagacgggacaggttttcaggacaaaacagaaaacgagcgtctcatccgacgatcaaagaactacatcctggtcgacggaaaactcatgcggaaaaacgcaagttccgaagtactgctcaagtgcataccccaagatgatggtatcaagctcttggaggacgtacacgccggatcctgcggcaaccacgccgcatccagaacgctggtcggaaaggctttccgagcaggtttttattggccaaccgcggtcagcgacgcagaaaaactggttcggcattgcgaaggatgtcagtttttcgctaagaggacacacgtacctgcccatgaaattcaaaccatcccggcgtcttggccctttgcttgctgggggcttgacatgatcggaccatttaaaccagccccgggcaacttcaagtttgtcttcgtgttaatcgacaagttctccaagtggattgaatacatgcccctggtcaaggcaacctccgagaaggctgtggagttcctcaatcaaatcatacacagattcggcatcccgaacagcataatcaccgacctgggcactcagtttactggcaccactttttgggatttctgcgatgacagaggcatagtcataaaatatgtgtcagtggcacatccacgtgccaacggtcaagttgaacgtgctaacgggatgatcgtcgacgccctaaagaaaaggttgtacaccgagagcgacagagcacccggtcgatggatgaaagaattgccggcagtggtctggggcctccgaactcagaccagtcgaaacacaggggtgtctccctacttcatggtgtacggcgcagaggcggtcttgccgtctgacatacacttcgggtctcctagaatcgagcacttcgaccaggcgaccgcagacaacgccagagaactcgaaatcaattgcatggaggagaaGCGTCTAGTttcgtgtctccgaacagcaaaatatctcacagcagtcaggcgatactacaacaggaatgtcaaggaccgttcttttgtggtcggcgatctggtgcttcgatggaaaacaagccaggagggaatgcacaagctatccactccctgggaaggacccttcgtggtgaccgaggtcacacgacctacgtcctacagattggcatacccagacggaacacgagtgcctaactcttggcacatcgacaagctgcgacgtttctatccataaagatttttaatgactttcttttgtaagtatcttataattttcgataatgaaattctctattttttggcccataccttgtcacacacagcactcggcaaaactcctgcaacggacgctcttagcgacaaccaagacaaatacggtgacacgtcactcagatatccttacagcgctcaaaacaatagtcatgacaaaaagcaaactttattacaaactttacatacaaagtttacaataaat encodes:
- the LOC8080691 gene encoding uncharacterized protein LOC8080691, whose protein sequence is MADAAACDGGGEAGKVERAERSLGSGWRRPRSDLIPRRWSSRGRQMGLARVLELSRTNWIWNAAAGAFSHTPPASVASSRTARRTASAPSPTTSSSRSSPASAAPAPPRTRACSRAGGAGSGLTSPRSRSTTSRPARSTPRSPWLPAPRRRSSTCTCSSLLGAAAALAPAEIVVHVTGGILGGPLELPCFDRTVSIKLDLYFVRFTLPPAGGFLALESLHLENGCIDLSDLLPRCPRLRKLLIPFWNSQSIVVRSPSLEEFSVHANFNIAQLEIVAPALKRLYMDAYRGIHDDCNVVFAAPAVKDLTWKCECKALTYMFGVIWRMWSLTFEYTQLDNNIDSQSVCLQSQHRPFVGVLSLSLETNVLPGDVSKTFEQEIYRFQVTDCSVLELDLIQQGHVYGTIVLHLLGLCTSIQRLKVTLDEFLREDSCYANCWCDQPNNWRSQSISLIDLKEVEIYRFRGQDHEVDLLKVLLRCATVLERVTLGFSRKVSSSDSACMKIVGILEDYPSVKCNFYQYGKLIFMRE